Proteins from a genomic interval of Papaver somniferum cultivar HN1 chromosome 4, ASM357369v1, whole genome shotgun sequence:
- the LOC113272805 gene encoding uncharacterized protein LOC113272805: MVITATTPQTQPDNAQTYRLVQLGANPDDMTNVEVSEMIDEIVSNINKTEHGPAVTENAEPTSTATTQENVFSLGLEKTPKPAGELLKEAVNTIRERQPSFIQQHVLRNRKIPTQDLKQYQRNSKRIKKTANEEEMAAVPEVEEDRMAEVAEEDDGTMRNDVKGSEVIERLEGEKKNKVLEYFNTHLKTDITWMERKEDGSELFDISGELMIQLTKKESFLESEFIDFYISRLRTKMNSNSKYDKAIFLSPKAYISYLKDYEEFKKFWIPKLAKDNVKYKNDAVRVRMSPLGNGPSQVST; encoded by the exons ATGGTGATAACTGCTACAACACCGCAAACACAGCCTGACAATGCTCAGACCTACAGGTTGGTGCAACTAGGAGCTAACCCCGATGATATGACGAATGTTGAAGTGAGTGAAATGATAGATGAGATCGTCAGCAACATTAACAAAACTGAACATGGACCCGCAGTGACGGAGAATGCAGAACCTACCTCAACTG CTACAACGCAGGAAAACGTTTTTAGCCTTGGATTAGAAAAAACTCCAAAACCTGCAGGAGAGTTACTGAAGGAAGCTGTGAATACAATAAGAGAAAGGCAACCATCATTCATACAACAACATGTGCTGAGGAATAGAAAAATCCCAACACAAGATCTGAAACAATatcaaagaaattcaaagaggattaagaagacagctaatgaagaagaaatggccgcagttccagaagtagaagaagatagaatggctgaggttgctgaagaagatgatggaacaaTGAGAAACGATGTGAAAGGTTCAGAAGTTATCGAAAGGCTGGAAGGCGAGAAAAAGAATAAAGTGCTTGAATATTTCAATACTCATCTGAAAAC AGACATTACTTGGATGGAACGCAAAGAAGATGGTAGCGAGCTGTTTGATATATCTGGAGAACTAATGATACAGCTTACAAAGAAAGAATCCTTCTTGGAGTCAGAATTCATCGACTTCTACATTAGCAGATTGAGGACGAAGATGAACTCTAACAGCAAGTATGACAAGGCGATATTCCTGTCGCCAAAAGCATAC ATCTCTTACTTGAAGgattacgaagaattcaagaaatttTGGATTCCGAAGCTTGCGAAGGATAATGTCAAGTACAAGAACGATGCA gtgagagtgcgtATGTCGCCTCTCGGAAATGGTCCATCACAAGTGAGTACCTAG